The region TTTGATCCACCCCACGGATCATCGATTACAACTTGATCTTTTACTATCCCTTTGACTACCATCATATGCCCTCTAATTTTATTAGTTCTAACAATCAATGGGCCAAAATTATATAAATAATGAGCAAGGTGGCCAGGTGATACTTCGTTGATCAGCCTTTTCATATTAGCGTCTTTTTTAAGATTAATATCTTTTAAGAAATCACTATACGTTCCTAGTTCTATCGAGTTTTTTCCTGAAAATAATTTAATTTTCCGTTTATCATAGTTAAATTTTAGTTCTTTTCGTAAATTCGCCAAGATATCATAATTTAGTTCCTCACACTTTCGGATATGATAATCTATTAACATTTTTATAGATGTATCAGCGCAGTCAAAAACACGTGGCTGATGATAATAGAGCAAATCTTCATAAAGTATGTCACCTGAACAAAAAAGTTCATCTGTTTCTACACATTCTGTTAAAGCAAGTTTATCAAAAGCCGTGGCTAAATGATCCTTAGAACTTTTACCAAAAAATATTGATGCCCCTTTATTTAGGGCCCAATTAGCTCTTGTATATATTTCCTCCTTTACGTCTGGAGCGTCCATTGGTAAAATTAATTTATCCCCATACTTTATTTCCTCAAACTCTATATCCCGTATTAGGTTGTCAACATCGGTATACCTGATAATATTTAGAGGGGATTTTTTATTTTCAGTAGCACAAGCAATATGTGTAGATGATGCTATGGGAATTAATTGCGAAGCGGCTTTCTTAAGCTGTTTTAAAGAATTTACAAATTTAATACCTGTACAATAAGTTATGGCTTTTGAAACAACTAATTCTTCAAACTGAGTAATATCAATGACTTGGTTAATTCTTATAATTGCATAAAACATTATGCATACCTTAATCCTATGCCTCTTTACATTTATTAATTATAGTAGTTATGACTAGAGATGCTTATTAATGCTTGCATTTATCGCCTAAATTAAAGCTTAATACTTTTTTTAAACTTAAATTACAAAAAATATGAGATATTTAAGGGTAAGACATAAAAGAAAAGTCTTAAAATCGTAAAAGATAGTTAAATAGTATAGTCTTTATGAGGCAGTATTTAATTGATCAGGATGCCATTCTCCAAAAGGCTATCCATATTTTTTATCTATTATGTTTTCTACAGCTGACAATACTTACAGGCTATGCTAGTTACAAATTGCAAGCGCCCTCTTGATATCTAGTTCATAAAGAAGATAATGATGATTTAGAGTTTATGTCGCTGATAGGCATTTAGTAGGATGTATTTATGATTAGTATTTATAATCTCAAACCCGCATTTCAAAATCTGCTAAGACCTGCTTCCAATTGGCTAGCTAGGCAAAATATAACACCAAATCAAGTCACGGTTGCCGCGATATTATTATCATTTTTTTGCGGTTTATTGATAAGCTTCTATCCCCAAGCCCACGGGGTGTGGTTGTTAATTCCATTAGCATTGTTACTACGCATGATTTTGAATGCAATAGATGGTATGTTGGCCCGTGAACATCAAATGCAAAGCGCATTAGGAACCTTTCTCAATGAGTTAGGTGACGTATTATCTGATACATTTCTTTATTTACCTTTCGCCTTAGTTCCAAGTATTGCACCTTTACTTATCATCAGTATTGTGATACTAGCTATTATTTCTGAAATGACTGGTGTTATTGCTATTCAAATTGGTGCAAAGCGTCGTTATGATGGTCCTATGGGTAAAAGTGATCGCGCTTTTGTTTTTGGCATGTTAAGCCTGTTATTTGGTTTTGGCATTCAAGCTCCTTTGGTTATAAACATGATATTGGGCATCATGATCTGTATGCTCGTGCTGACTATTAGGAATCGTATTAATCAAGCTTTAATAGAGGTGCAATCATGACTGTTAGTATGAATAATCATATTATTGTTGCGATTATGGCCGCATGGGGATTACTCATCACAGCGTCAGCAACTATTGGCGTTTTAGCTAAAGCTTATCCCAAAAACAATCACCAAGAGTTAATACAGCGCACCAAAAGTTGGTGGATCATGTTAGGTGTTTTTACCCTTGCCATGACCATTCATCGTAATATCTCCTTTGCTTTTCTTGGAATGCTTAGTTTTCTGGCCTTAAAAGAATATTTTTCAATGATTCCAACGCGCGAAGTAGATAGAAAAGTGCTTCTATGGGCCTATTTAGCAATCCCTATCCAATATTATTTAGCTGCAGTTGGTTGGTATGGGATGTTCATCATTTTTATTCCCGTCTATATGTTTTTGTTTATTCCTTTTAGATTATTAATAAATCAGCAGCCGCAGGGTTTTCTCAAAGCAGCCGGAACAATTCAATGGGGATTAATGATTACGGTATTTGCTTTAAGCCATATGGCCTATTTGTTAGCCCTACCCAATATTCCTGAAACAGCGAGCACAGGCGCAGGACTGCTTTTTTATTTAGTATTTCTCACCCAATTTAATGATGTTGCCCAATATACTTGTGGAAAACTATTTGGAAAACATAAAATTATTCCAGCTATTAGCCCTAAAAAAACCTGGGAAGGATTTATTGGCGGCATGATCATAACTATTGGTTGTGCAATACTATTGTATCCATTGCTCACGCCATTTACCCTATACCTTGCGATCTATTCCGGATTAATTATAAGCGCAGCTGGTTTTGTTGGGGACATTACTATTTCAGCCATTAAACGTGATCTATCCATTAAAGACACAGGCAGTTTAATTCCCGGTCATGGTGGTATTCTTGATAGAATAGATAGCCTAACTTATGCAGCGCCTATATTCTTTCATTTAGTGTATCGATTATATTTTTAAGGAGTAAATAGGTGAACTTTATTATTAAGTGCTTACGCTATTTATTTTTTGCAATCTTTGTAAGATTTATTATATTTGTCCTTATAGGAGCAAAAGTTAGAAACCGAGAAAAATTACCCAAAGAGGGTCCGGCAGTTATTGTGGCAAATCATAATAGTCATTTAGATACGTTAATGCTAGTTAGTTTGTTTAAATTAAAATTACTGGATAAAATTCATCCCGTAGCTGCTGCTGATTATTTTATGAGAACCGGTTTTTTTACTTGGTTTTCTAAAAAAATCATTGGCATTATTCCAATTAATAGGCAAAGAAAAACTAAAAAAGAAAATCCTTTAATTCCGTGCTATCAAGCTTTAGATAACAATGAAATATTAATTTTATTTCCTGAAGGGACGCGCGGTGATCCAGAAAAAATGTCTGAATTTAAAAAAGGTATTTCATTTATAGCTGAACGTTATCCTCATGTTCCTATTACATCCGTTTTTATGTATGGACTCGGTAAAGCGCTTCCTAAAGGTAAACGTTTATTAGTGCCATTTGCATGTGATGTTTTAGTAGGCGATTCTATTTATTGGCAAGGTGATAGAACACAATTTATGAATCAACTTAATAAAGAATATGAGATATTATCTGCAGAGATAAGTAAACCAGATTTCAACACTTTTTAGCTAAAAATTAATAGACCTATTTCTCGTTAGATTTTTCTAAGGTTTATTTTTATACTTCCTAAATCAGATACTTTGTTCACTACAACAGACGATTGATACCTATATCAAACAAGGCAATTGCTGTAATCCAAATCAGCATGAGTATTAACGACATTCTAGCCGGATATTGAGCACTAAAAGATTTTGTGTAGTGCCGTATAACACTCGTTACTCCCAACACAAAACTAAAACGAATAAATCGAGATAACAAGCCTACTATAATGAATTTAGTAAGTGCTATACCGCCTATGGCGCCAATACCCACAAATAACTTATAGGGAATGCCACTCCATGCGCCAATAATAATAGTTAGGGGATCATTTATTGTTTTATTTACAAAATTAATATTGTGTGGTGTATGAAAAGGCATGGTTTTAACATAAGCAAGCCAATCTGTAGGAAGCTCCCTTGCCCAAAAGAAAGTCGTAAGTGTGCCTAAGAGTGAACCTAATATACCTATGCTTATAAACCGCCGCCAATACTGCGGGAAATAAATAAAAGCAATCCCGATACTAATATCGGGAGCCACCCACCAACATGTTGCTTCAAGAAATGTCCAACAAAGAATGCTAAGGTATAATAAAACAATCATACCTTAGCTTCACTTTGTTTATATTCATTGTCCTTACGCTCAACGTTGCCTACTCTTGCCAAGTTGTGGTGAGCCTTGGTGAAAGTATCTGTTGCCATTGCAGCACTAATTGAGAGTTCCCCTGCTAGACACAAAGCCGCCGCCACTTCTGCAAATGCGTTAGCATTACCTGCACCACTTAACCCCATCATATCAAGGCAAGCCTTTTGTGTAGGCAGTTGCGTACCGCCCCCAACAGTGCCAACCATAATATTGGGTAAAGTGACTGAGGCATATAAATCACCATTTTTAGTTTTTTCAAAACGAGTCAAACCTATTGATGATTCAGAAACACACGCTGCATCTTGTCCACAAGCAATATATAATGCAGCAAGAGCATTAGCGTAGTGGCCTTGTGCCCCAATCGTGCCTGACAATTTAGCGCCTGTAGAAGTAATCGTAAAGAAACGAACCATCTCATCTACCGTAATATGCAATTGCTTTTGCAAGAGTGATTCAGGAATCGTTACCTCAACCACAACTTTACGTCCGCGTACATTTTGAAATGCTTGCACTGACGCCTTCTTATCCCCTGACATATTCGATTCAATAAAGGCGTATTGTGGTTGCACAGGTGAGTTTTCACGAATGTAATCAAATGCAGCTTGAGTTGCAATGGTCACCATATTTTGGCCTGATGCATCGCCTGTTTCATAATCAAAACTCATAAAAACTTGATTACCCTCTATGGTGTATCTCAGATCAACAAGTTTTCCAAAGCGTGTGGTTAGTTCTGCCTTGGCTTTTATATTAGAGTAATTTTCATTCATCCAAATTAAAAACTGTCCAACTTGGGTTAGATTTTCAAAAGCAAAAACGGGACAACGGTTGACTAAGGCATTTATTAAGATAGCTCTGCAACCACCTGCGTCACTGATTATTTTTGTGCCTCTGTTATAGGACGCAACCAGAGCCGCTTCAGTTGTGGCAAGAGGTATAAGGTAATCACCATTTGCAAATAATCCATTTATGCGAATAGGTCCTGCAAGACCAATTGGGACCTTAACAAAGCCTAAAAAATTTTCAATATTTTTTGTGTAAGTAGCAAGATCGTATTCAACGTTATTACTCATGAGGAGAGATTTTGTTTCTGCAGGTAAATTAATATTTTCCCATCGTGCAGCATATGCTGCAGGATCATTGCCAACAGCTGGTCGGATTTGCTTAACTTGTTTTGAATCTAGACGCTCTTTTAGACTATTTTCTTCATGGTTTAATATAAATTTTTCAAGGAAAGCACGGGTGTGTTGATGATTAGTTGGCATAATTCATGTCTCATTTTTATAAACTTGTTTGTAGATACAGGAAACCTATGCCAGTGTCAATCCTTATACTTACTTCTACTTGTAGTACCCAGTACTCCTAAATATACATAAACTTTTTAATTTGCAAGATAAACATCTTCTCTTGCAAAAATAGGACAGGTGTAATTTACAAAAAAGCTTTTACAACAAATCCTGATTCATCATTCATCTTAATTCTCGCCTTTCCTAACCAAAAAAAGCATACTTCATGAATTATTTTTTCTGAATTCTTTTCTAAAATCCAAGCTTCAACTTCCTGATAAATCTTATTGTCTATATCCTTCTCATCTTGTTGTAGAAAAAAAGCAATTAACCATTTCATCTTTATACTACCTTGAGGCGGCAATTGGATAGAGGTAGCTTCAACTTGCTTTTCAAATGGAATAGCTAGGTTAATTAACGCTGACTCTATATTATCCGCAGTATAAAATTGTTCATTTTGATTTCCTATATAAAATTTAAAACGCGATTGAATCTCATAAATTCCATGTTGTCCTCTAAATACAATTAAACCTGATTCTCCACAATCAGCAATTTTCTTAACTATATAAAGTAGATCGTAAGACCAATAAAGACATTGCGAAGCGATTACCCAATCAAAATATTTTCCGTTAGGATTTTGATTAAAATAATTCTCAGCAGTACCAATAAAGGTAGTAGTTTGAACGGGGATATTAAAGTGATTTTTCTCATACTTTAGGGCAGCGTCACAACTTGGCTCTACACCAGTTAAAGTAACTTGTGGTGGTATTCTATCTTCATAGGCAGCAATTATTTTTTTTATTAATGCGCCATCGTGACAACCTATATCTAAAATATCTAGAGCCTGTTTAGTTGGGAAGAAACGAGTATACATTAGCTCAATAAGAAGGGATTTTTCACTTGCATTTGCAAAATAGGTTTTAAAAAATTCATTGCTATCATACATTGCCATTTTATCTTCCTATGACTTAGATTTAATATAAATAAAAATGATTGGGCGACCGTAACCAATTGCTATCAGGGTAATAAGTATCTAAGGTTTCAATAAATTGAAAAGACAGGGCTTTGCGAGAATAACTTGAATTATTCACTGGACTGCAATGAATAAAATTACCATGGAATAATAATGCATCCCCTGCTTTAACTTCTAGAGGGGTATAATAATAATTTTCTGCTTCAAAATCCGGTATATATACATCATTAAGTTGCTCAAATTGTCTGGTTTTAGCTCGGAGATTGACACGTGAAACCCACTTTAAAGGCCAGTTATTACTACCCATAATGCCATACATACAAGCATTTTCTATACAAGCATCTTCTAGTGCTAACCATAAAACAACAACTGAAGTAGGCTCAGTATAAGCAAACGTTGATTCCTGATGTGGTCTAACTTCACTGCCTGCACCATGAGGATACTTAGGAATATAAACGCTTAAATGACAAATTGGTCGTTTAAATCCTATTCCATGTAATATTGTCGCTAACATAGGGTGGCGATAAACTATCCGCTGCATCGTTGCATATTTTTCTATGAGATGCATACCATGCCCAATTCGATTAACTACTCTTTTGTTATTTAGGATTTCGTAAAATATATGTCCTGTACAGTTGGATGATTGAAAATAAGGTTCAGTAACATATTCTTTTAGCTCTAAATTTGGCTTTAATGGATCTTTTGAATAAAAACAAATAATTTCATTATTCCAATTTTGTGCAATATCTAATTCTGCATCATGTTGAATGATTTCAATTTCATTTAATAATTGGGTTAACACCATCTGATTAATATAATCTTTGAGAATAATAATGCCATTTTTCTTATAATTGTTGATTACTTGACCCATATTAGCTTGCAGATCATCAAAGCTATATTTCTTTAATCTACTTGAGGTAGTCTTTTTCACTTGCAGCCCTTGCTAAATAGTTACAAACGGACAGATAACTTTTATATCTAGATCAGGATGTTTTTTTCGCAGGACGGTGTAATTTAATGGGGTAATTATAATTTCTGTAGATGCGCTAGCTTCTGCACTAATAAGATGACCACCAAAGAGCTGAAAATTAGCATCGCCTAAAGCTGCATGAATGTGTATGAATAGACCCGTATCGACCAATGTTAAATTGCCAGTCAAAGATGCAATTTCATAAGTATCTTGAAATAATTTTTTAAAATGCTGTTGCGTGTCACGATGATAATAACTGATTATAACATTAGATAAAGCGCCAAGCCCGCTGATAATGGCAGATTTTAAATCAGCATAGGAGGCATAATTCATTATACTTTGAAATAAATCATCACCTTCTTTTAGACTTAAGATCAAAGGGAAATTTTCTTGTTTAGGCATAGTAATAGCTCCTATTGTATATACAATAAAAGCCATCACCAAAAGTTTAATTATAGGTTCAGTCAGGATGACTTAAAGAGTACCGAACCCTAAAACTTTCTTGACTGAAATTAAAGCAATTTCAATTACGTATGTCAAGATTTGTAACTAACCTATAAATCTTTGTTAAATATTATTTAAAAACCCGATTTTTTTCTTTTGTCCATTTTTATGACTTGCAAACGCTTTTAATTCAGCTTCATTTAATTCATCCTTATGTTTATACAAACCACCGCCTGTTGGAGGAACAGAAACTAGTCTAGGCATTTTATTTTCTTTATCATCTTGTTGAGAATGAGAAATAGATATTAAACCAATAATATAATTATCCTCTTCTGTGAGCGCCCATGCAGCAAGAGGAAAAACCACTAAACTATCTTGTTTGTCCTGATATTCAACATAATACCAATCAGTAGCTGGAATAATTTGCTTATACATAAAAATACTCAACGTTAAATAAATTATAAGGTTTGATTATAAGCCAATGATAAAATGGAAATGCAGGTAAATGATAGATAATTATCATTCAAATTTTACCGATTAGATTCAATTACAGTTTTATTAGCACCTATATAAGCACCTACTATTATGATATCAAATACCAATATATTCATTCCTTATTAACTTATTAAATTCTTCAAAAAAAACTTTCAGATCTAACCATTAGTAATTTGTTTTAAGTACCTTTAGACAGCACAGTTTCTACGCTAGTTAAATTGATTTCTCAAGTTTACTAAAGAAATGTCATTTCCATCTGCTATGGAAATGACATTTCTTTCAATTTAGCTAAACTTTAAAAACAGCTTATGAATTATAAATTCTTTACATTTAGAGTTATGCTCGTTTTAGTAAGAAAATGAGTTCGAAGTATCATGGTTGTACGAACTCGTATCATGGCTATACGAACTTGTATCATTATGAGAGTAACTTGCATTATTATGCGCACTCGTGTCATTAAAAAACGAGGAATGTCCGTAAGATGAACCTGTATCGTACACAGCATGGTGCGCTTGAGAATTCATATCATTTTGGTAAGCATGATCGTATGTAGATATAGGATGATGAGAAGAAGGCTCAGGAACTGTCGGATTGTGAGTATGGTATCCATGAGTAGGCGTATTTGTTTCGAAAACATTGAAGGGTAATAAGGTATTAGGATCATTATTTACATGATTATCTGGGTGACTATGATACCCATGATGATGACCTTCTGGATGACATAAGATATTATCACTTGAATGAGTTTGGTCAGGAGGACAATTATCCTGATTAGTTAACAACATCTGCATATAGGCTGCATCTGCCATTAGTCTGAGCATATTAGATGTATTGCCGGATGATGCAGGCGCGCGATACGGGGTCGGCTTGGGTAATGACGTTACGTTTATCACATTCGTTTTAGTTTGCGATTTGCTACTTTTAATTTCCTCTTCATACGCCTGTATCTTCATAGCGCATGTTGAATGACCGAATAGGCGATGATATTTTTTGTCTTTCAAAGGGGAAGACTTAGCAACTTGCAAAAGATACAAAGCTTTACTGTTGTCATGTTGTATAACATATAATTTCGCAAGACGAATTATATCATCTGTAAGATGTCGCATATGCGGCTTGGCCATATCGTTTTTAATGAGTTGCTGTTCTTGGAGGGACAATTTTGCTGCTAAGTCCGTTAGAGCTTTTTGAATTTCTTGCTTTAAAGCTGTAAAATCTTTTTGTGGTTTCATTATGAAGTTCCTTTTTAAAAAACAAGGCATTAAAAACTTATTTCCAACAAAATACAATTAATTTTTTGTGTTCTGATATAGCTTAAATACAGTAATAAAAATACTTATGAATAAAGCTTAATTACGCTGCGTCAGATCAAGGTGTTATTTGTTAAACATCCGTACTTTTTTACTTGCTCTAACTATGCCCCTTTGTCCATCTGGATTTCTGAACCGACTTATTTAATTGTTTTTTTATGAAATTTGCTAGCATCTTTTCTAAAAGATCCAAGTATTTAATAACTTCATTTATTAGATTTCCTGTATCCGTTTATGCTACCTTAATAGAAAAGAACATTCTTATTCCTATGAATAACTGGATTATAAAAAATACTTTATTAACCTTACTAACGACCTATTCAGTCTTAGGTTTTACTGAACCCCACCGAGCTAGCGTCTCTAAAGAAGAAGTCGATGGAACATTTGTTATGCCTCTTTCTGCCCCACATCAAGATGTCGCTAATACATTGACTGTTCAGGCTCTAGGAAGTGGAAAACTTAAAATTTCCTTTAATCTAATTTATCCTTATGAGGCCAATGGTGAACTACAGGCCAATACAGGTGAGCTATCTGGAGTAGCTAATATTAAAGGAGATACCGCCGTTTATTCGTCTTCAGAATATGGACCTTGTACAATTACTATTACTTTTATCAAACCAGGTAAATTAACAGTTAATCAAGAAGGAGCTGACTTCGATTGCGGTTTTGGCCATAATGTTTATGCCAATGGAACTTATTTTAAAAAACAAAAGTAAACCGAATGTGACTTGATCGAAATGAAGGATGGTTATGCTTTACAGTAATACCTTGAGCAACTTAAATTCAATGTCTTTTCTGCCCAATATTTTCTATAGAGTCTTGTAGAATTTCACTATAACTTTCTTTATTTGATTGATTCTGCGAAATAAAATCCTTTTACAGCCAACTAACAAATTTTATATAAGCTCTGGTAATTAAACACATCTAATTTATTTGCTAAGCAAACATAGCCTTAATATAGTG is a window of Legionella busanensis DNA encoding:
- a CDS encoding PPC domain-containing DNA-binding protein, translated to MPKQENFPLILSLKEGDDLFQSIMNYASYADLKSAIISGLGALSNVIISYYHRDTQQHFKKLFQDTYEIASLTGNLTLVDTGLFIHIHAALGDANFQLFGGHLISAEASASTEIIITPLNYTVLRKKHPDLDIKVICPFVTI
- a CDS encoding phytanoyl-CoA dioxygenase family protein — protein: MKKTTSSRLKKYSFDDLQANMGQVINNYKKNGIIILKDYINQMVLTQLLNEIEIIQHDAELDIAQNWNNEIICFYSKDPLKPNLELKEYVTEPYFQSSNCTGHIFYEILNNKRVVNRIGHGMHLIEKYATMQRIVYRHPMLATILHGIGFKRPICHLSVYIPKYPHGAGSEVRPHQESTFAYTEPTSVVVLWLALEDACIENACMYGIMGSNNWPLKWVSRVNLRAKTRQFEQLNDVYIPDFEAENYYYTPLEVKAGDALLFHGNFIHCSPVNNSSYSRKALSFQFIETLDTYYPDSNWLRSPNHFYLY
- a CDS encoding methionyl-tRNA formyltransferase translates to MYKQIIPATDWYYVEYQDKQDSLVVFPLAAWALTEEDNYIIGLISISHSQQDDKENKMPRLVSVPPTGGGLYKHKDELNEAELKAFASHKNGQKKKIGFLNNI
- a CDS encoding hydroxymethylglutaryl-CoA reductase, whose translation is MPTNHQHTRAFLEKFILNHEENSLKERLDSKQVKQIRPAVGNDPAAYAARWENINLPAETKSLLMSNNVEYDLATYTKNIENFLGFVKVPIGLAGPIRINGLFANGDYLIPLATTEAALVASYNRGTKIISDAGGCRAILINALVNRCPVFAFENLTQVGQFLIWMNENYSNIKAKAELTTRFGKLVDLRYTIEGNQVFMSFDYETGDASGQNMVTIATQAAFDYIRENSPVQPQYAFIESNMSGDKKASVQAFQNVRGRKVVVEVTIPESLLQKQLHITVDEMVRFFTITSTGAKLSGTIGAQGHYANALAALYIACGQDAACVSESSIGLTRFEKTKNGDLYASVTLPNIMVGTVGGGTQLPTQKACLDMMGLSGAGNANAFAEVAAALCLAGELSISAAMATDTFTKAHHNLARVGNVERKDNEYKQSEAKV
- a CDS encoding lysophospholipid acyltransferase family protein, producing the protein MNFIIKCLRYLFFAIFVRFIIFVLIGAKVRNREKLPKEGPAVIVANHNSHLDTLMLVSLFKLKLLDKIHPVAAADYFMRTGFFTWFSKKIIGIIPINRQRKTKKENPLIPCYQALDNNEILILFPEGTRGDPEKMSEFKKGISFIAERYPHVPITSVFMYGLGKALPKGKRLLVPFACDVLVGDSIYWQGDRTQFMNQLNKEYEILSAEISKPDFNTF
- a CDS encoding class I SAM-dependent methyltransferase codes for the protein MAMYDSNEFFKTYFANASEKSLLIELMYTRFFPTKQALDILDIGCHDGALIKKIIAAYEDRIPPQVTLTGVEPSCDAALKYEKNHFNIPVQTTTFIGTAENYFNQNPNGKYFDWVIASQCLYWSYDLLYIVKKIADCGESGLIVFRGQHGIYEIQSRFKFYIGNQNEQFYTADNIESALINLAIPFEKQVEATSIQLPPQGSIKMKWLIAFFLQQDEKDIDNKIYQEVEAWILEKNSEKIIHEVCFFWLGKARIKMNDESGFVVKAFL
- a CDS encoding cysteine peptidase family C39 domain-containing protein; protein product: MFYAIIRINQVIDITQFEELVVSKAITYCTGIKFVNSLKQLKKAASQLIPIASSTHIACATENKKSPLNIIRYTDVDNLIRDIEFEEIKYGDKLILPMDAPDVKEEIYTRANWALNKGASIFFGKSSKDHLATAFDKLALTECVETDELFCSGDILYEDLLYYHQPRVFDCADTSIKMLIDYHIRKCEELNYDILANLRKELKFNYDKRKIKLFSGKNSIELGTYSDFLKDINLKKDANMKRLINEVSPGHLAHYLYNFGPLIVRTNKIRGHMMVVKGIVKDQVVIDDPWGGSNIFLKFDDFNKIWDGTVIYFSAGYNKNIEKRVEQQIDPSF
- a CDS encoding phosphatidate cytidylyltransferase, which encodes MTVSMNNHIIVAIMAAWGLLITASATIGVLAKAYPKNNHQELIQRTKSWWIMLGVFTLAMTIHRNISFAFLGMLSFLALKEYFSMIPTREVDRKVLLWAYLAIPIQYYLAAVGWYGMFIIFIPVYMFLFIPFRLLINQQPQGFLKAAGTIQWGLMITVFALSHMAYLLALPNIPETASTGAGLLFYLVFLTQFNDVAQYTCGKLFGKHKIIPAISPKKTWEGFIGGMIITIGCAILLYPLLTPFTLYLAIYSGLIISAAGFVGDITISAIKRDLSIKDTGSLIPGHGGILDRIDSLTYAAPIFFHLVYRLYF
- a CDS encoding CDP-alcohol phosphatidyltransferase family protein, with protein sequence MISIYNLKPAFQNLLRPASNWLARQNITPNQVTVAAILLSFFCGLLISFYPQAHGVWLLIPLALLLRMILNAIDGMLAREHQMQSALGTFLNELGDVLSDTFLYLPFALVPSIAPLLIISIVILAIISEMTGVIAIQIGAKRRYDGPMGKSDRAFVFGMLSLLFGFGIQAPLVINMILGIMICMLVLTIRNRINQALIEVQS